The following are encoded together in the Montipora capricornis isolate CH-2021 chromosome 5, ASM3666992v2, whole genome shotgun sequence genome:
- the LOC138048694 gene encoding uncharacterized protein, with protein sequence MASLMPRSIQRSSWSNTSFVFDGQFYRQIHGAPMGSPVSPLVCNLYMEAFEESAISTAPIPPGWWLRCVDDTNCKTTSSDADEFTKHLNSVDPNIQLTTETESNGELAFLVLYGRMIKVYRKPTHTDQYLNWESNHPLEHKMSVVCTLFHRANTVPSHPEDTKAELEHVKAALKDCGYPEWALQDSDSTNKSQKSQHHLPIRRTAIVIPYVKGLSKELRRTLKQNEVDTTFKPYNTSDNCCRFRKTHRNKKTLVALFIGLRVKGWTVAARMWERPSGL encoded by the coding sequence ATGGCCTCTTTGATGCCCCGCTCCATCCAACGATCTTCATGGTCTAACACCTCTTTTGTGTTTGATGGTCAGTTCTACCGCCAGATTCACGGAGCACCGATGGGGTCACCAGTCTCACCACTGGTCTGCAATTTATACATGGAAGCCTTTGAGGAATCAGCTATTTCGACCGCACCCATCCCACCTGGGTGGTGGCTCAGATGTGTGGATGACACTAACTGCAAGACAACTTCAAGTGATGCCGATGAATTTACAAAGCACCTGAACAGCGTCGATCCTAACATACAGCTCACGACGGAAACAGAGTCTAATGGAGAATTAGCGTTTCTCGTACTGTACGGCAGGATGATCAAAGTGTATAGGAAACCTACCCACACGGACCAATACCTCAACTGGGAGTCAAATCACCCACTGGAGCATAAGATGAGCGTTGTCTGTACCCTGTTTCACAGGGCCAACACAGTTCCAAGCCACCCTGAGGACACCAAGGCGGAGCTAGAACATGTCAAGGCAGCCCTCAAAGATTGTGGATACCCGGAATGGGCATTACAGGACTCAGACAGCACTAACAAATCTCAAAAAAGCCAACATCATCTACCTATTAGACGAACCGCCATCGTCATCCCATACGTCAAAGGGCTGTCTAAGGAGTTACGACGCACATTGAAACAAAATGAGGTGGACACTACATTTAAACCATACAATACCTCAGACAACTGTTGTCGTTTCCGAAAGACCCACAGAAACAAGAAGACACTTGTGGCCCTATTTATCGGGTTACGTGTCAAGGGGTGGACTGTGGCAGCTCGTATGTGGGAGAGACCGAGCGGACTTTGA